The nucleotide window GCCGTCGAGAGCGGGCTCTCGAAGATGCTCGTCATCGGCATGGGGAAACAGCGCGGCGCGAAGATCGCCCACGACTGGGCAGTCGACTGGTCGCTCAGGAAAATGATCCCCGCCATCACCGAGCAGTTGCTCTCGGCCCTGCCGGTGGTCGGCGGCGTCGCCATCGTCGAGGACCAGCACGACGACACCGCGCGGCTCGAAGGCGTCCCGCCGAGTGGCTTCCTCGACCGGGAGGCGGAACTGCTCGAAGAAGCCTACGAGATCATGCCGACGATCCCATTCAGCGCCGTCGACGTGCTCGTTCTGGATCGGCAGGGCAAGGACATCAGCGGGCAGGGGATGGACACGAACGTGATCGGCCGGCGACCGTTCGCGATCAACGAACCCCAACCCGATGACCCCGAGATCAAGCGCATCTTCACGCGCTCGCTGACTGCCACGACCCACGGCAACGCGATGGGCGTCGGGTCGGCCGACGTGATCCACGAGGACGTCGTCGCCGAACTGGACGCGGCGACGACCCTGATCAACGCGCTCACCGCGAGCACGATCCGGGGCGTTCGCCTGCCGCCCGTCGCCGAGACCGACCGTGCCGGCCTGACCGCGGCGCTCTCGACTATCGGCGTCGTCGACGAGTCGACCGTCCGCGTGCTACGCGCGCCGGACACGATGTACCTCCATCGCTTCTACGCCTCCGAGGCGCTCATCGACGAGGCCCGGGACCGTTCGGACCTCAGGGTCGTCGCGGAGCCGTCGCCGATCGCGTTCGACGACGACGGCTCCTTCACCGAGCCATCGCTCATCGAATAGCGATCGAGGGGGATGTTGGACTAACGACTCCCAGGATGGCTCGTACTCTGCCATGTGACTAGTGTTCAACCCCCGACACTAATAGTTTGAGCATCCGGAGGCGTGTGACAGGCTCCAGTGGGAGACGGACTCGGATCTCGGTCGCCCGGCCGCGCCGGGGTCGATTATCGACCGTCAGTGGAAACAGTAAAGACGCTGTGACGGGACCACTTGTCTATGCGAATAGGCCGTTTTCAGGCTGACGGAGAAGCACGTATCGGTCGCTTCGAAGCGGACACCGTCACCGACGTATCGAGCGAGTTCGACGACTTCCAGGACGCGCTGTCGCGACCCGACGACGCCGCCGACGCCGACGGGGGGTCGTTCGACCGGGCCGAGATCACCCATCTGCCGCCGACGACCGACCGAAACACGGTCTTCTGTGCGGCGCTCAACTACGAGGCCCACGCCGAGGAGTCGGACATCGAAGTGCCCGAGTGGCCGCTCGTGTTCATGAAGCTCCCGCGCACGCTCGTGGGCCACCGCGAGCCGATCTCGTATCACACCCGCGTGACCGAGGAGATCGACTACGAGGCCGAACTCGCGGCGGTGATCGGGGAACCTGCCCGCCACGTCGATCTCGACGAGGCCCTCGACTACGTCGCCGGCTACACGATCCTCAACGACACCTCCGCGCGGGACCTCCAGCTCGGGCTGCAGGTCGGCGACGACGAGATGCTCGACTGGTTCTCCGGGAAGACGATGCAGTCGACGACGCCGGTCGGTCCCTCGGTCGTCGTCGACGAGATCGACGACCCGCAGGACCTCCACATCGCCTCCCGGGTCGACGGCGAGACGATGCAGGACGACAACACGGGCATGATGATTCGGACGGTGGCCGATCTGGTCTCGTTCGTCTCCTCGCGCGTGCGGCTCGAACCGGGCGACATCATCGCGACGGGGACGCCCGAGGGCGTCGGCACGTTTCAGGACATCAAGCTCGAACCGGGCGAGACCGTCGAGATCGAGGTCGAGGGGATCGGCACCCTCGTCAACACCGTCGAAGAGGTCGAGGACTGACGGCCCTGACCGGTTCGTACGAGTAATATAATGAAACTATCTATTCGGTAGAGTAGACAGATTACAGATATATCGGCCCTCGGCTGGCAGCGTACCGGATGCGTCCCGAGGCGATCGCGGCGCTGTCGGGAGTAGTCGCGTCGAGTCTGTGGATTCGACCCGTGGACCACCCGAATCGATTCCTCGATGGGTCGATGTCTCCGTCCCCGAATCGATTCCTCGATGGGTCGATGTCTCCGTCCCGCCCGACTGATCGGCGGACGGGGCCACTACTGGCGGATTCGATGCTTCTGCCTTCGATCCTGCTAGAAAAACTCACCTCACGAGCACGTTCATCCAGATCATCAATTCATATCTACCTTTACTGTATTCGAAACTGTCAAATCTGGACTGCAAACCATTATATTCGTCCCGAAACCCACGTATGGAGACACGCCCGCTCGGCGAGACCGGTCACGACAGCACCGTCATGACGTTCGGGACGATCGCGCTCAACTGGCTCAAACAGGAGGGTGCGAACCAGATGGTCGAGCACGTGCTGGAATACGGGGTCAACCACTTCGACGTGGCCCCGATGTACGGCGACGCGGAGCTGAAACTCGGGCCGAAACTCCGCCAGCACCGCGAGGAGATCTTCTTCGGCTACAAGACCGAGAAGCGGGACTACGAGGGCGCGTGGCAGCGCCTCGACGAGTCGCTCGATCGGCTGGGCGTCGATACGATCGACCTCTATCAGTTCCACGGACTGGAATACGCCGACGAACTCGACGAGATCACGGGTGAGAACGGCGCGCTGAAAGCCTTCCGCGAGGCCAAAGAAGGGAGCCTGATGGACCACATCGGGCTGACGAGTCACAGCCGGCCGGAGCTCATCGTCGACGCCATCGACCGCATCGACGATCTGGCGTCGCTGATGTTCCCGCTCAATCCCGTCGTCGCCGGAAAGTCGGACGGCGAGCACGACTACGAGGCGGTCCTCCAGCGAGCCAACGAGGAGAACATCGGTACGCTCGGGATCAAGGCCTTCGCCGCGGGGTCGTGGCCCGACACCGACGAACTGCCCGAGCGGGACCGCCCCTTCTGCAACTGGTATCGCCCGGTCTGTGCGCCCGACGAGATTCGCGAGCGCTTCGACTTCACCGCCTCGCAGGGCCTGACGAGCGTCGTCAGCGCCGGCGATCCGAAGCTCGTGACGATGATCTGCGAGGCCGCAAAGGAGTACGGCGGGATGGACGAGGCCGCCCAGCGCTCGCTGATCGAGGCCTCGCGCCACGACGACAGCCCGGTCCCCGAACAACTCCACCACTGAGGGGATGGACGTTCCGAGCACGGTCACGACGGCGCTCGACGACCGCCCAGTCGAGGGCCGGCGCTGTCTCGAAGCCGGTGCCGGCGTCGGCAACACGACGGTGGGCCTGCTCGACGCGGGTGCGAGTCACGTCTACGCCATCACGAACGACCGCGAGCACGCGATGACGACACGAGAGCAGGCCACTGCCGAGAGCGACCGACTCGCAGTCCTCGAAGCCGACCTCCGGGCGATCCCGTTGCCTGACGAGTCTGTCGATTTCGTCACTGCCCACGGCCTCTGCAACGTCCTCGATCTGGCGGCGCTGTCGACCGTAGCCGACGAACTCCGCCGCGTCGCCGCTCCGGGCTGTCACCTCGTCGTCGACGACTACGACTCGCTCCCCGAGACGGCCGCCGTCCGCGACCTCTTCGCCGTCGAGAACGCCGCCGCGGAACTGGCGACCGGTCGCCCAGCCCTGACCTTCTATCCATCGTCGTTCCTCCGCGATCTGTTCGTCGGCGAGAGCTGGACGTTCGAGCGCGAGCGGACCCTGCTCGATCCGGTTCCCTGGACTGCGAGTCACCTCTCGGCCCACGCCGACGCGGCGACCTTGTTCGCCGCCAACTGTCCCGACGACGTGGGCGAGCGACTGGCTGAGCGGGCCGAGCGCCTCGCGACCGAAATCGGATCGGAGTCGACTGGCCGGATGTACAGCCTCGCCTTCCGTCTGCCGGCCTAAGAGGCCGTTTTCTGACTGCCATTGCGTGTATAGTGCCTGTCTCGAAATATCAACCGACGGTTGAACGACTGCCCAAACCACGCGGCGCGCGCTGTCGCGCTCTCGTGGCGCGACGGAAACTGTGCGAGGTCTTCGCGACCCATCGGCGAGCGAATGGCTCGGAAATCGAGCGAAGCGAGTCTTCCGGTGGATGAACGAGCGGAGTAAGTGAATCGGTTGGGGAGGTGTGTGGTGCGGTGTTGTCCTGCGGTGGAGTCCTGGTGGAATGAACGGGCGAGACACGTCTGAGTGGATCTGCGCGGGCACTATCCGAACAAAGTGAGGATATCCCGCACAGAACCCCTCAGCGGGTCGAGGGCGTTCAGTTGTCGGTCACGTCATTGGTTCCGGAGCGGGGCCGACTTTGATGTACTGACCGGTCGAATTCGCACGTATGCGCCGCCGTGAACTCCTCCAGGCAGGAAGCCTCGCCACAGCCGCCGCCCTCGCTGACTGTACCGTCCCCGGCGTCTCCGGGACCAGCGAGATGACGACCCGGACGCTCGACGTGCCCGATAGGACGCCAATCGGGGTCGAGAACCAGAACGGTCGCGTCACCGTCGAGACCCACGACGCGAGTGAGGTCGAACTCGACGTGACCAGAGAGAGTTCCTTCGGGAGCGGCCGGTTCGACGAGGTCAGCGTCGAGACGGGGGCCGACGATGGAACCTACACTGTTGCCGTGTCCTACGACAACGACGCTGCCCCGGACGCGCGTCGCCGTCCATCTCGATGTCATTGTTCCGACGAGCCAGCCCGTCACCGAGGTTCGCACCGCTAACGGCGAGGTGACTATCGAAAACACGGCCGGCGACTTGACTGGCGTCTCCCAGAACGGCGGCGTCGACCTGCAGGGGATCAACGGCTACGTCACCGCACGGACTGCCAACGGCTCGATCGATATCGCCGACTGCGCCGGCGTCGACGGAGCCGAATCCAGCAACGGAAGCGTCGACGTGGAAATTCCGAGGATCCGCGACGAGACGACGATCCGCACCGGAAACGGCAGCATCGACGCCGAACTCGGGAGCGAGCTCGACGCCGACCTGACTGCCT belongs to Halorubrum sp. DM2 and includes:
- a CDS encoding DUF362 domain-containing protein; the encoded protein is MAFEDPLGTLSVSERDIADACGETPFPAMGVVEQVWNTGPIPTGEIATRAGEAVRLLPFGDTPAGGEVALGVGSRGIANFAEIVAGVVDAVEDAGYTPFVFPAMGSHGGATAEGQTEILAELGVTEASIGCEIRATMDVVEVGRTPDRDVPVVADANAVAADAIVPINRIKPHTDFDGAVESGLSKMLVIGMGKQRGAKIAHDWAVDWSLRKMIPAITEQLLSALPVVGGVAIVEDQHDDTARLEGVPPSGFLDREAELLEEAYEIMPTIPFSAVDVLVLDRQGKDISGQGMDTNVIGRRPFAINEPQPDDPEIKRIFTRSLTATTHGNAMGVGSADVIHEDVVAELDAATTLINALTASTIRGVRLPPVAETDRAGLTAALSTIGVVDESTVRVLRAPDTMYLHRFYASEALIDEARDRSDLRVVAEPSPIAFDDDGSFTEPSLIE
- a CDS encoding fumarylacetoacetate hydrolase family protein, whose amino-acid sequence is MRIGRFQADGEARIGRFEADTVTDVSSEFDDFQDALSRPDDAADADGGSFDRAEITHLPPTTDRNTVFCAALNYEAHAEESDIEVPEWPLVFMKLPRTLVGHREPISYHTRVTEEIDYEAELAAVIGEPARHVDLDEALDYVAGYTILNDTSARDLQLGLQVGDDEMLDWFSGKTMQSTTPVGPSVVVDEIDDPQDLHIASRVDGETMQDDNTGMMIRTVADLVSFVSSRVRLEPGDIIATGTPEGVGTFQDIKLEPGETVEIEVEGIGTLVNTVEEVED
- a CDS encoding aldo/keto reductase encodes the protein METRPLGETGHDSTVMTFGTIALNWLKQEGANQMVEHVLEYGVNHFDVAPMYGDAELKLGPKLRQHREEIFFGYKTEKRDYEGAWQRLDESLDRLGVDTIDLYQFHGLEYADELDEITGENGALKAFREAKEGSLMDHIGLTSHSRPELIVDAIDRIDDLASLMFPLNPVVAGKSDGEHDYEAVLQRANEENIGTLGIKAFAAGSWPDTDELPERDRPFCNWYRPVCAPDEIRERFDFTASQGLTSVVSAGDPKLVTMICEAAKEYGGMDEAAQRSLIEASRHDDSPVPEQLHH
- a CDS encoding class I SAM-dependent methyltransferase, yielding MDVPSTVTTALDDRPVEGRRCLEAGAGVGNTTVGLLDAGASHVYAITNDREHAMTTREQATAESDRLAVLEADLRAIPLPDESVDFVTAHGLCNVLDLAALSTVADELRRVAAPGCHLVVDDYDSLPETAAVRDLFAVENAAAELATGRPALTFYPSSFLRDLFVGESWTFERERTLLDPVPWTASHLSAHADAATLFAANCPDDVGERLAERAERLATEIGSESTGRMYSLAFRLPA
- a CDS encoding DUF4097 family beta strand repeat-containing protein — protein: MTIENTAGDLTGVSQNGGVDLQGINGYVTARTANGSIDIADCAGVDGAESSNGSVDVEIPRIRDETTIRTGNGSIDAELGSELDADLTASTSIGSIDVEDLSLADSSVSNRRVTGRLGDGGTSLKIRTSNGSIDLTALV